A genome region from Trueperaceae bacterium includes the following:
- the mqnB gene encoding futalosine hydrolase, producing MSDAPLLIAAATATELAPLDAALDGARDVGGGRAGRLEGRPVVLVATGVGKAAAAAGVAAHVARYAPAAVLHVGVAGAYVGAFLPVGATVAAASEVDLDVGVATHASAGGARIDPMTDVDFPLPGATPVPTDAAWREALATAAGLPPEPFATSDAASGDLDVAADRAARSGAAVESMEGVAVAVACAAAGVPFAEVRGIANVAGVRDKAQWELAAAVRGAAAALRGALRAA from the coding sequence CTCGACGGCGCCCGCGACGTCGGCGGCGGCCGCGCCGGTCGGTTGGAGGGCCGCCCGGTGGTGCTGGTCGCCACCGGCGTCGGGAAGGCCGCCGCCGCGGCCGGCGTCGCCGCGCACGTCGCCCGGTACGCCCCCGCCGCCGTCCTGCACGTCGGCGTCGCCGGCGCGTACGTCGGGGCGTTCCTGCCGGTCGGCGCGACGGTCGCCGCCGCCAGCGAGGTCGATCTGGACGTCGGCGTCGCGACGCACGCCTCGGCGGGCGGCGCCCGCATCGACCCGATGACGGACGTCGACTTCCCCCTCCCCGGCGCGACGCCCGTGCCGACCGACGCCGCCTGGCGCGAGGCGCTCGCGACCGCCGCCGGCCTCCCGCCGGAACCGTTCGCGACGAGCGACGCGGCGTCGGGCGACCTGGACGTCGCCGCCGACCGCGCCGCCCGGTCGGGCGCGGCGGTCGAATCGATGGAGGGCGTGGCGGTGGCCGTGGCGTGCGCCGCGGCGGGCGTGCCGTTCGCGGAGGTGCGCGGCATCGCGAACGTCGCGGGGGTGCGCGACAAGGCGCAGTGGGAGCTCGCCGCCGCGGTGCGGGGCGCCGCCGCCGCCCTGCGTGGCGCGCTCCGCGCCGCCTGA
- the fba gene encoding class II fructose-1,6-bisphosphate aldolase, which produces MALVPGRDILAAARRDQYGVGAFNTNDMEITQAIVEAAEAKRSPVLIALSEGGLNYGGAELPKLVIEMARSASVPVAVHLDHGSSYASCLRAIRLGFTSVMIDKSHEDEDVNVRETARVVEAAHAVGVTVEAEIGRLGGVEEHVVVAEEDAILTKPDEAQRFMERSGADYLAVAIGTSHGANKGSGRPYIDHARIRDIAARLPHPLVMHGASGVPDDLVRRLNAAGGELADASGIHEDDVRQAVTEGIAKINTDTDLRLAFTTRVREVLRDDPGQFDPRKILGPARDEMRAVVEARMDVFGSSGRADGWTAG; this is translated from the coding sequence ATGGCTCTCGTTCCCGGACGCGACATCCTCGCCGCCGCCCGCCGCGACCAGTACGGCGTCGGCGCGTTCAACACCAACGACATGGAGATCACGCAAGCGATCGTGGAGGCGGCGGAGGCGAAGCGCAGCCCGGTCCTGATCGCCCTCTCCGAGGGCGGCCTCAACTATGGCGGGGCGGAGCTCCCCAAGCTGGTGATCGAGATGGCGCGCAGCGCCAGCGTGCCCGTCGCGGTGCACCTCGATCACGGCTCCTCGTACGCCTCGTGCCTCCGCGCGATCCGCTTGGGATTCACGTCGGTGATGATCGACAAGTCGCACGAGGACGAGGACGTCAACGTCCGCGAAACCGCCCGCGTCGTCGAGGCCGCGCACGCGGTCGGCGTGACGGTCGAGGCGGAGATCGGCCGCCTGGGCGGCGTCGAGGAGCACGTCGTCGTCGCGGAAGAGGACGCCATCCTCACGAAGCCGGACGAGGCGCAGCGCTTCATGGAGCGCAGCGGGGCGGACTACCTCGCCGTCGCGATCGGCACGTCGCACGGCGCGAACAAGGGCAGCGGCCGGCCGTACATCGATCACGCCCGCATTCGCGACATCGCCGCGCGCCTCCCCCACCCCCTCGTCATGCACGGAGCGAGCGGCGTCCCCGACGACCTCGTCCGCCGCCTCAACGCCGCCGGCGGGGAGCTGGCCGACGCGAGCGGCATCCACGAGGACGACGTCCGTCAGGCGGTCACCGAAGGCATCGCGAAGATCAACACCGACACCGACCTCCGCCTCGCCTTCACGACCCGCGTCCGCGAGGTCCTGCGCGACGACCCCGGCCAGTTCGACCCCCGCAAGATCCTGGGGCCCGCCCGGGACGAGATGCGCGCGGTCGTCGAGGCCCGCATGGACGTGTTCGGCTCGAGCGGCCGGGCGGACGGCTGGACCGCCGGCTGA
- a CDS encoding invasin domain 3-containing protein, whose protein sequence is MRNSKAKAYHWRTPVSNPVPLAGRLRLLAFILLGVLGGVAQATSCPLPSATDGAYDVTSRTDLEAIGSTCPMDGTYRLTNDVDLSGTDWIPIGWAASSTDVVPFTGTLHGQGYAITHLTIDGSSTVNDAGLFSRLEGATIRSLSLKDVRIEQAGFTSPGVGGLAGGVSSTEIALVRDVTVTGVVKDNSNNPADEIGGMFGFTQGPTRIERSHVLVNVRGKDGVGGVVGRSRSTIAFTNVRVNGDTEGGDDVGGFVGRNDGDLLTIENATLTSTADVDADDNVGGVVGHVTSGVETYLTNITVDGEIGDNSKVGGIIGNLNGGMTLLENVTVTGTVDGDSDSGGLIGYADSSITLTDISINADAEIVGTSDVGGLVGHVAYSTNVRASRVTVAGHIEGTSPIGRVGGLFGRLYDHENTVNVTNVEIAPAAWVKGTKGVGGLIGQIYGKETDPKRFVFSDLTVDGLVHGTEGIGGAFGDVSEATELHRARIVAQVSGTAGSVGGVAGEVGRSDGALTITETLFEGEVSGEGSGDGTGGLVGAYYQGADALSMRDVLVVGPTTSTAVTDVGGLIGHININKDADLRRALVLGPLTTTSGTPGTLVGKVDGSTVSVTDAFWSTTTNPNAPAIGSGTVTGNARGEPTATLQTYATFTEAGWSIANGRPAVEGPADATWTLCRDGTPTLTRWAPERCLPASNDVATFRVGGFDPRQLRNIPFDVAISLTDAEGDAAYTEAPSTLTLVANGGAEGGDLLTYPEDASAPTTPQVTVPAGTAHVTFTDVFYTGLSGPDGRDVTLTATGEDGPLEGIQVSTTDLAVRDVAMTLGVSPTTLLLNGADVATVTVTLTDAKGTPLDGEPITLTTTSGGLGPDATPTLVRRTNREGRIQATLTPTRRAGTATLTARCPGACPRTTTITFTGEIDDLRAVPGDQEAWLYFAPLADDVTNVRYRIDKGPWIAADPPRTRGPLHVTPDAAGTDLRNGVPHVVELQGLERNQTTSDLPIAGPITVTPTDVEPPDATWARIEGGEVDAGIEGDRTRVTLDASLTNETGGPLREVWIDTPPQDAWSLGELRVTNAEQRTNHGIVVEREEAGWRVRFTRTPLLAGDTLELTLDLDERSDR, encoded by the coding sequence ATGAGGAATTCGAAGGCGAAGGCGTACCACTGGCGCACCCCCGTATCGAACCCCGTCCCCCTCGCCGGGCGACTCCGCCTCCTGGCGTTCATCCTCCTGGGTGTGCTCGGAGGCGTGGCCCAGGCCACGTCCTGTCCTCTCCCCAGCGCGACGGATGGGGCCTACGACGTCACCTCCCGCACCGACCTCGAAGCGATCGGATCGACCTGTCCGATGGACGGAACGTATCGCCTGACGAACGACGTCGACCTCTCGGGCACCGACTGGATTCCGATCGGCTGGGCCGCGAGCTCCACCGACGTCGTCCCTTTCACCGGGACGCTGCACGGGCAGGGATACGCGATCACGCATCTCACCATCGATGGCTCGTCCACCGTCAACGACGCCGGGCTCTTCTCCCGCCTCGAGGGTGCAACCATTCGATCGCTATCGCTCAAGGACGTACGGATCGAGCAAGCCGGCTTCACGTCCCCCGGCGTGGGCGGCCTTGCGGGAGGCGTATCGAGTACCGAGATCGCTCTCGTTCGAGACGTCACGGTGACGGGAGTCGTCAAGGACAATTCGAATAACCCCGCTGACGAAATCGGTGGGATGTTCGGGTTCACCCAAGGACCGACGCGCATCGAACGTTCGCACGTCCTAGTTAACGTGCGAGGAAAGGATGGTGTCGGCGGTGTCGTCGGTCGGTCGCGTTCGACGATCGCGTTCACGAACGTCCGCGTGAACGGAGATACCGAAGGCGGAGACGATGTCGGCGGCTTCGTGGGACGGAACGATGGGGATCTCCTCACCATCGAGAACGCCACCTTGACGTCCACCGCCGACGTCGATGCGGACGACAACGTCGGTGGCGTCGTTGGCCATGTCACGAGTGGGGTCGAGACGTACCTCACGAACATCACCGTAGACGGGGAGATAGGTGATAACTCGAAAGTCGGTGGCATCATCGGCAACCTAAATGGCGGGATGACGCTCCTCGAGAACGTCACGGTCACAGGAACCGTCGACGGGGACAGCGACTCGGGCGGCCTCATCGGCTACGCCGACTCATCGATCACACTCACAGACATTTCCATCAACGCCGATGCAGAGATCGTAGGCACAAGTGATGTTGGCGGCTTAGTGGGCCATGTCGCATACAGCACAAACGTACGGGCGTCCAGGGTCACCGTTGCCGGCCATATCGAGGGGACGAGTCCCATTGGGCGGGTCGGTGGGCTGTTTGGCCGTCTCTATGATCACGAGAACACGGTCAACGTCACGAACGTCGAGATTGCGCCTGCAGCGTGGGTCAAGGGCACCAAGGGCGTCGGCGGGCTCATCGGACAGATTTACGGTAAAGAAACCGATCCAAAACGTTTCGTGTTCTCCGATCTGACCGTCGACGGACTCGTGCACGGGACGGAAGGGATCGGAGGCGCCTTTGGCGACGTTTCCGAAGCCACGGAGCTCCATCGGGCGCGGATTGTGGCACAGGTTTCGGGCACCGCCGGTTCGGTCGGTGGCGTCGCTGGGGAGGTCGGTAGAAGCGACGGAGCCCTTACGATCACGGAAACGCTCTTCGAAGGCGAAGTCTCGGGTGAGGGATCCGGCGATGGGACGGGTGGACTCGTCGGCGCGTACTACCAGGGCGCCGACGCCCTCTCCATGCGCGACGTCCTCGTCGTCGGCCCGACCACCTCCACCGCCGTCACGGACGTCGGTGGCTTGATCGGGCATATCAATATCAATAAGGATGCCGACCTTCGTCGCGCTCTCGTTCTCGGCCCCCTAACGACGACGAGTGGCACACCAGGGACGCTCGTGGGCAAGGTCGACGGTTCGACGGTGTCCGTCACCGACGCGTTCTGGAGTACAACGACCAATCCGAACGCCCCCGCGATCGGCTCGGGCACCGTAACGGGCAACGCCCGCGGCGAGCCCACGGCCACCCTCCAAACGTACGCGACGTTCACCGAAGCCGGGTGGAGCATTGCCAACGGACGCCCGGCCGTCGAGGGGCCCGCGGACGCAACCTGGACCCTCTGCCGCGACGGCACCCCCACCCTCACCCGGTGGGCCCCCGAGCGTTGTCTGCCCGCCAGCAACGACGTCGCCACCTTTCGGGTCGGCGGGTTCGACCCGCGGCAACTCCGCAACATCCCCTTCGACGTCGCCATCTCGCTCACCGACGCCGAGGGCGACGCCGCCTATACCGAAGCTCCAAGCACCCTTACGCTCGTCGCGAACGGCGGCGCCGAGGGCGGCGACCTGCTCACGTATCCGGAGGACGCCAGCGCCCCCACGACCCCCCAGGTCACCGTTCCGGCCGGCACGGCGCACGTCACCTTCACCGACGTGTTCTACACCGGCCTCAGCGGACCCGACGGACGAGACGTCACCCTCACGGCTACCGGCGAGGACGGCCCCCTCGAGGGCATCCAGGTCTCCACGACCGACCTCGCCGTCCGCGACGTCGCCATGACGCTCGGCGTCTCCCCCACGACCCTCCTCCTCAACGGCGCCGACGTCGCCACCGTCACCGTCACCCTCACCGACGCAAAGGGCACGCCACTCGACGGCGAACCCATCACGCTGACCACCACCTCCGGAGGCCTCGGGCCCGACGCGACCCCCACCCTCGTACGCCGAACCAACCGCGAAGGACGCATCCAAGCCACGCTCACCCCTACGAGACGCGCTGGCACGGCCACCCTCACCGCGCGATGCCCCGGTGCCTGTCCCCGAACCACCACGATCACCTTCACCGGCGAGATCGACGACCTTCGCGCCGTCCCAGGCGACCAGGAGGCCTGGCTTTACTTCGCACCCCTCGCCGACGATGTCACCAACGTCCGCTACCGGATCGACAAAGGTCCCTGGATCGCCGCCGACCCCCCACGCACACGGGGGCCGTTGCACGTCACGCCCGATGCCGCCGGGACCGACCTCCGCAACGGCGTCCCCCACGTGGTCGAACTCCAAGGCCTCGAACGTAACCAAACCACCTCCGACCTGCCCATCGCCGGTCCCATCACCGTCACCCCGACCGACGTCGAACCCCCCGACGCGACCTGGGCCCGCATCGAAGGCGGTGAGGTCGACGCCGGCATCGAGGGCGACCGCACGCGCGTCACCCTCGACGCCAGCCTCACCAACGAAACCGGAGGCCCCCTCCGAGAAGTCTGGATCGACACGCCCCCTCAGGACGCATGGTCCCTCGGGGAACTCCGCGTCACCAACGCGGAACAGCGCACGAACCACGGCATCGTCGTCGAACGCGAGGAGGCCGGTTGGCGTGTCCGCTTCACGCGCACTCCCCTCCTCGCGGGGGACA